One window from the genome of Babylonia areolata isolate BAREFJ2019XMU chromosome 13, ASM4173473v1, whole genome shotgun sequence encodes:
- the LOC143288712 gene encoding latrophilin receptor-like protein A yields the protein MEKAKNWSTNEYRFAHSFNENSGEIILSLDRETGEVYHSPSDQTISFQFVELGQDDVVMVCVDQLYAKHSRLSSSPLVLEKFFSTEMIYASVACQSLSVVGLFLVLLTYCLFAELRSLPGKNTMGLVTSLLVAMLLFEVGVARVEILALCTLLGVLIHFALLSAFTWMVICSLHMYRVFAHVLASRHHLQSDSNQQQSRLFVKHVLLSLLVPAVIVGATLAGNWLAYRQGWVCVWPELAEGEVYVGYGRGICYVSNTPSLIAASVVPVCLAVGVNALLFLLTVVRLRHLNHEAKLATQGQRRQLGLYVRMSTLTGINWLVGIATAAIDNVVIWYVFIVLCGLQGFYVFVAFVCNRRVFSLYRALLRCRNQSGDGPEVADIPDTDNIRVVPDSGVPRIRERDDRKDE from the exons ATGGAAAAAGCGAAAAACTGGAGCACGAACGAATACCGATTTGCACATAGCTTCAATGAAAACAGCGGGGAAATCATTCTTAGtctggacagggagacaggggaggtgtACCACAGTCCGTCAGATCAGACCATCAGCTTTCAGTTCGTGGAGCTGGGGCAGGACgacgtggtgatggtgtgtgtggatcaacTGTACGCCAAGCATAGCCGCCTTTCTTCTTCGCCCCTGGTTCTCGAAAAGTTCTTCTCCACTGAGATGATCTACGCGTCTGTGGCATGCCAGTCGTTGTCCGTGGTGGGCCTGTTCCTCGTTCTCCTCACCTACTGTCTGTTCGCCGAGCTGAGGAGTCTGCCTGGCAAGAACACCATGGGTCTGGTGACGTCCCTTCTGGTGGCTATGCTGCTCTTTGAG GTGGGCGTGGCTCGGGTGGAGATCCTGGCCCTCTGCACCCTCCTGGGCGTGCTGATCCACTTCGCCCTCCTGTCGGCCTTCACCTGGATGGTCATCTGCTCCCTGCACATGTACCGGGTCTTCGCGCACGTGCTGGCCTCGCGCCACCACCTGCAGTCAGACAGCAACCAGCAGCAGTCCCGGCTCTTCGTCAAGCACGTGCTCCTCTCCCTGCTCGTGCCCGCCGTCATCGTGGGAGCCACCTTGGCCGGGAACTGGCTGGCGTACCGACAGGGCTGGGTCTGCGTGTGGCCGGAGCTGGCAGAAGGGGAGGTGTACGTGGGTTACGGTCGAGGGATCTGTTACGTGTCCAACACGCCCAGCCTGATCGCGGCCTCGGTGGTGCCCGTGTGTCTGGCCGTCGGGGTGAACGCGCTGCTGTTCCTGCTCACGGTCGTACGCTTGCGCCACCTCAACCACGAGGCCAAGCTGGCCACTCAGGGCCAGCGACGGCAGCTGGGGCTGTATGTCCGCATGTCCACCCTCACTG GGATCAACTGGCTGGTGGGCATTGCCACGGCTGCCATCGACAACGTCGTCATCTGGTACGTCTTCATCGTGCTCTGCGGGCTGCAAGGCTTCTACGTCTTCGTCGCCTTTGTCTGCAACCGGCGAGTGTTCTCCCTTTACCGAGCTCTCCTCCGCTGCAGAAATCAGTCCGGAGACGGGCCGGAAGTTGCAGACATTCCGGACACCGATAACATCAGGGTGGTCCCGGATTCGGGTGTCCCCAGGATCAGAGAGCGAGATGATCGAAAGGACGAGtga